The Mucilaginibacter terrenus genome has a segment encoding these proteins:
- a CDS encoding ABC transporter permease, translating into MLKNYLKISWRSIVKHKGFSLLNAGGLALGIASCLLLTLYVTYHLNYDKQFDNLDNIYIVENNQPGDGKIYTFASTPGELSAAIKSEVPDAVRSVRTITYTAEGLLTYKDNSFKKKGMFADDGFFNIFTYHFIEGNAGEALKLPNSIIVTRSLAKTLFGNEDPMNKVVKRNGQLPLKVTGVIEDVPANASFQFEFVLPWAMFEDANAWAKNSGWGSNFARTIVQLKDGVAPDRANRVMAGMVGRHNDGNKNQLFLYPFSKMHLYSKFEDGKVVGGMIENIRLFITLAICILLVACVNFMNLSTARSEERAKEVGIRKAIGSGRGSLISQFITESVILSFVSTVGALIIVLACLPFFNDVLGIKLQLPYGQPLAWAVLLGIALVTGLLAGSYPAFYLSSFEPIKVLKGIFKGGSAALPLRKVLVVVQFGFAVFLITATIVIYTQLKYVQNNPTGFDKNNLVEIPIEGDLKKNAGVFITQLKNSGAITAGTVFSAGITESGNNTWGISWPGKRDDQTILFDVFAAGNDFTKTAGVKLLQGREFSEGNQLDTARKTVLINESAVAVMNIKNPVGTIIKWGDSPMTVVGVYKDFVWGSPYDKRRPMITQYSGDNGNFINLRLNPARSITANIEAVTKGLKAVNPNYPADIRFVDADFEKKFADEKLLATLANLFGGLAIVISCLGLFGLAAYAAEQRVKEIGVRKVLGASVFNLTTLLSKDFMILVAIAIVLAGPISVWAMHGWLQKFEYRITLSWWMVALSGIITVFIAISTVSFQAVKAALANPVKSLRSE; encoded by the coding sequence ATGTTAAAAAATTACCTCAAGATTTCGTGGAGAAGCATTGTTAAGCACAAAGGTTTTTCACTGTTGAACGCAGGCGGGCTTGCGCTTGGTATTGCCAGCTGTTTGCTGCTTACCCTGTATGTAACTTACCATCTCAACTATGATAAGCAGTTTGACAACCTGGATAACATTTACATAGTTGAGAACAACCAGCCAGGCGATGGTAAAATATACACCTTTGCTTCAACGCCTGGTGAGCTTTCTGCAGCTATAAAGTCTGAGGTACCTGATGCTGTACGTTCTGTAAGGACGATAACGTATACGGCCGAAGGACTGCTCACTTACAAAGACAACAGCTTTAAAAAGAAAGGCATGTTTGCTGATGATGGCTTCTTTAATATATTTACTTATCACTTTATCGAGGGTAATGCGGGAGAGGCGCTTAAGCTTCCCAATTCTATAATAGTTACACGATCGCTGGCCAAAACGCTGTTTGGCAACGAGGACCCGATGAACAAGGTGGTAAAACGCAACGGACAACTGCCGCTTAAAGTTACCGGCGTTATTGAAGATGTACCCGCAAACGCATCTTTTCAATTTGAGTTTGTTTTGCCATGGGCTATGTTTGAAGACGCGAATGCCTGGGCAAAAAACTCCGGTTGGGGAAGCAACTTTGCCCGTACCATTGTGCAATTAAAAGATGGTGTTGCACCTGATCGCGCTAACCGCGTAATGGCAGGTATGGTTGGCCGTCATAATGATGGCAATAAAAATCAGCTGTTCCTGTATCCATTCTCTAAAATGCACTTGTATTCAAAATTTGAAGATGGCAAGGTAGTTGGCGGCATGATAGAGAACATCCGCCTGTTTATTACCCTGGCCATTTGCATACTGCTGGTTGCCTGTGTTAATTTCATGAACTTGTCTACCGCGCGTTCTGAAGAACGTGCTAAAGAAGTAGGCATCCGCAAAGCAATCGGCTCCGGCAGGGGCTCACTTATCAGCCAGTTCATCACCGAGTCCGTCATACTATCATTTGTATCAACAGTTGGGGCGCTTATTATCGTGCTCGCTTGTTTGCCATTCTTTAACGATGTTTTGGGGATAAAGCTTCAGTTACCTTACGGGCAGCCGCTTGCCTGGGCTGTGCTGTTAGGTATAGCGCTTGTTACAGGGCTTTTAGCCGGCAGTTACCCTGCTTTTTATCTTTCCTCTTTTGAGCCTATAAAGGTATTGAAGGGGATATTTAAAGGTGGCAGCGCTGCACTGCCATTGCGTAAAGTTTTAGTGGTGGTACAGTTTGGCTTTGCCGTGTTCCTGATAACTGCTACTATAGTTATTTATACGCAATTAAAGTATGTACAGAACAATCCCACAGGTTTTGATAAGAACAACCTGGTAGAAATACCTATTGAGGGCGACCTGAAGAAGAATGCAGGGGTTTTTATTACACAGTTAAAAAATTCCGGAGCAATAACGGCAGGTACAGTTTTTTCAGCCGGTATCACCGAATCCGGAAATAATACTTGGGGAATAAGCTGGCCGGGCAAACGCGACGACCAAACCATTTTGTTTGATGTGTTTGCAGCCGGGAACGATTTTACAAAAACAGCCGGGGTAAAGTTGCTGCAGGGTAGGGAGTTTTCTGAAGGAAACCAGCTGGATACTGCACGTAAAACAGTGCTTATTAACGAAAGCGCCGTTGCTGTAATGAATATAAAAAATCCTGTAGGGACTATCATCAAATGGGGAGATAGCCCAATGACGGTAGTTGGGGTATATAAAGACTTTGTATGGGGTTCGCCTTATGATAAACGCCGACCGATGATCACCCAGTACTCGGGAGACAATGGCAACTTTATAAACCTGCGGTTGAACCCGGCTCGGAGTATTACCGCTAATATAGAAGCGGTTACAAAAGGACTTAAAGCCGTGAACCCTAATTATCCTGCTGATATCCGCTTTGTTGATGCAGATTTTGAAAAGAAATTTGCAGATGAGAAACTGCTGGCCACACTAGCTAACTTGTTTGGCGGCTTGGCAATTGTTATTTCCTGCCTTGGCCTTTTCGGCCTGGCTGCTTACGCAGCAGAACAGCGCGTAAAAGAAATAGGAGTGAGGAAAGTTCTTGGTGCATCAGTGTTTAATTTAACAACATTGCTGTCTAAAGATTTCATGATACTGGTTGCGATAGCTATAGTATTAGCCGGCCCTATATCGGTATGGGCAATGCACGGCTGGCTGCAAAAGTTTGAATACCGCATAACCCTTAGCTGGTGGATGGTGGCACTATCCGGCATTATCACGGTGTTTATTGCTATAAGTACCGTGAGCTTCCAGGCGGTGAAGGCCGCGCTTGCTAACCCGGTGAAGAGCTTACGTTCGGAGTAG
- a CDS encoding ABC transporter permease, which produces MIKNYIVIAWRSLTKNKVFSFINTFGLAVGLASCMLIAGYLYQELTYDTYSPNAKQLYRVNLTTLSNGGSDEYPMVDIAVGEGMKNAFGDVKDFTRMAGLPSMFVEYNNKQFKEGGLIMADANFAELFGLPLTEGDSKRALSEPNSIVLTKEMAKKYFGDEPALGKTLLVSKKPTRVTGIINKIPDNTHFHADAIISNITYTAGRRQTWSNIGYYTYLLLRPGTNVKSLEAKFPQLVAKYVVPETQHDMGVSLAEAQKAVNTFLFSLEPVTDIHLHSHTKFEREGNGDIAYVYIFGALAAFILVLAGINFTNLSTAASSKRGKEVGIRKVLGSLKGNLISQFLTESVLLTLLAMAIGLGLVYMLLPYFNEVSGKNIGMLFYLNYKAIAVELVIALIVGVAAGIYPAFFLSSFQVLTVLKGATIKSSKSMLRSGLIVVQFFISTAFIIATIVVYQQLSFMQNQKLGYDKEQVLVINDTYTLGNNLVPFKDQLMRDKRVVKATISSDVPIRTSDGTQIYLKPTTAGQEHSEVHANIYHIDEDYLPTMGIKMAKGRNFMPASKSDSSAVIVNEAAIKELGLANTDPIGRTIVRSGQREFNIIGVMKDFHYSSAKEKIAPLMMLYGHSNGTIMVKVKTADLKGLIADLKGQWDSYHADGPFSYSFLDDQFASLYSAEERTGKIFTSFAVLAVIIASLGLFGLSAFSIRQRVKEIGIRKVLGASSGSITGMLSAQFLKLVAIAIVISVPVTWYAMSKWLQEFAYRVEISWWVFALAGAIALMVAFITVSFQSVKAALANPVKSLRSE; this is translated from the coding sequence ATGATAAAAAATTATATAGTTATTGCCTGGAGAAGCCTGACCAAAAACAAGGTTTTCTCTTTTATAAACACTTTCGGCCTTGCGGTAGGTTTGGCCTCCTGCATGCTTATTGCCGGGTATCTCTACCAGGAGCTTACTTACGATACTTATTCGCCCAACGCCAAACAGCTCTATCGTGTAAACCTCACAACCCTGTCTAACGGCGGTTCAGACGAATACCCCATGGTTGATATTGCTGTAGGCGAGGGGATGAAAAATGCTTTTGGCGACGTTAAAGATTTTACCCGTATGGCTGGCCTTCCGTCCATGTTTGTTGAATACAACAACAAGCAATTTAAAGAGGGCGGCTTAATTATGGCCGATGCAAACTTTGCAGAGTTGTTTGGTCTGCCATTAACAGAGGGCGATAGCAAACGCGCCCTTTCCGAGCCAAACAGCATTGTGCTGACAAAGGAAATGGCTAAAAAGTATTTTGGAGATGAACCGGCATTGGGAAAAACCCTGCTCGTTAGTAAAAAACCAACCAGGGTAACCGGAATCATTAACAAAATTCCGGATAATACACACTTCCACGCGGATGCAATTATTAGTAACATCACCTACACCGCAGGGCGGCGGCAAACCTGGAGCAATATTGGATACTACACTTACCTATTGTTGCGCCCCGGCACCAACGTTAAATCTCTGGAAGCGAAATTTCCACAACTGGTAGCTAAATATGTAGTACCCGAAACACAGCATGACATGGGCGTAAGCCTTGCGGAAGCACAGAAGGCGGTGAATACCTTCCTGTTCAGCCTGGAGCCGGTTACTGATATCCACCTGCATTCGCACACCAAATTCGAACGTGAGGGCAACGGCGATATAGCATACGTTTACATATTTGGTGCGTTGGCTGCCTTTATACTGGTACTGGCTGGTATAAACTTTACCAATCTGTCTACAGCGGCGTCTTCAAAACGGGGTAAAGAGGTTGGTATCCGTAAAGTGCTGGGGTCGCTGAAGGGTAACCTTATTTCTCAATTTCTTACCGAGAGTGTACTGCTCACCTTACTGGCGATGGCCATTGGCTTAGGCTTGGTTTACATGTTGCTGCCCTACTTTAATGAGGTATCCGGCAAAAACATTGGCATGTTGTTTTACCTCAACTACAAAGCAATAGCTGTAGAACTTGTGATTGCGCTTATAGTTGGCGTAGCTGCAGGTATTTACCCGGCTTTTTTCCTGTCGTCTTTTCAAGTGTTGACGGTACTCAAAGGTGCCACAATCAAAAGCAGCAAAAGTATGCTCCGCAGCGGTTTGATTGTGGTACAGTTCTTTATATCTACTGCGTTCATTATTGCAACAATAGTGGTTTATCAGCAACTAAGTTTTATGCAGAACCAAAAGCTGGGTTACGACAAGGAACAGGTGCTGGTAATTAACGATACCTATACGCTGGGCAACAATCTTGTTCCGTTTAAAGATCAATTGATGCGCGACAAACGGGTGGTGAAAGCTACCATCAGCAGCGATGTGCCTATCCGCACCTCAGATGGCACTCAGATCTATTTAAAGCCAACAACAGCCGGGCAGGAACACTCGGAAGTACATGCCAATATTTATCATATCGACGAAGATTATCTGCCCACTATGGGCATCAAGATGGCTAAGGGACGCAATTTTATGCCTGCCTCAAAATCCGACTCATCAGCTGTGATTGTGAATGAGGCTGCTATAAAAGAACTTGGCCTGGCCAACACCGACCCAATCGGGCGTACTATAGTGCGTTCTGGTCAGCGTGAGTTTAACATCATAGGCGTAATGAAAGATTTCCATTACTCATCTGCAAAGGAGAAAATAGCGCCATTAATGATGCTTTACGGCCATAGCAATGGTACCATTATGGTAAAAGTAAAAACCGCCGACCTGAAGGGTCTTATAGCCGACCTAAAAGGACAATGGGACAGCTACCATGCCGACGGGCCCTTCAGCTACAGTTTTCTTGATGATCAGTTTGCCTCGCTATACAGTGCGGAAGAGCGTACAGGTAAAATATTCACCTCGTTTGCGGTATTGGCTGTAATTATTGCGAGCCTTGGCTTATTCGGCCTGTCTGCCTTTAGCATACGCCAGCGGGTAAAAGAAATAGGCATCCGTAAGGTTTTAGGTGCATCGTCGGGTTCTATTACAGGAATGTTGTCTGCGCAATTTTTAAAGCTGGTTGCAATAGCCATTGTCATCTCTGTCCCGGTAACGTGGTATGCCATGAGCAAGTGGCTGCAAGAGTTTGCGTACAGGGTGGAGATCTCCTGGTGGGTGTTTGCACTTGCAGGGGCAATAGCGCTTATGGTTGCGTTTATCACGGTGAGCTTCCAGTCGGTTAAGGCAGCGCTGGCCAACCCGGTAAAGAGTCTAAGAAGCGAGTAA